The Lysobacter gummosus sequence GCGCGCGGCTTCGCGCAATTGGTCCACCGTCAGGGCCGAGACCTTGGCCGAAACGGCGTTCTGCGCGGTCACCGCGGGTGCGGTGGCGGCGGGCGCGGGCGTCGCGTCCGTGGCGGGCGCGGCGTCTTCTTTTTTCCCGCAGGCGGCCAGCGCGCATCCGAGCGCGAGCACGACGGAAACCTGCTTTACAACGCACAGCCGGCTGCTACGCCGGTCATAGTTAGCGACGATCATTGGTAAAAGCTCCCCTGAAGTACGCGAGACCCGTCCGATACGGGGCCGGGCGCACGTCCGATAGGACGCGCTAGCGGGCCGCGTTTGTCAAGCATTCAGGTTGCGGTGGTCCCCGGGATGGGCGTCAGATGCCGAGTGTGCCATCCATCGCGCCGCCTACCGATACCGGGTGTGTCGGTTTGCAGCGCAACGCGCGACCGCCGCCACAGTTCGCAGGCATGCGCGAGCGGCGCGTCCGGCACGTCCCGAACCCCTGTCGCAGTTGTGAAACGCGGCCGCGCCGGGGGCGGCGCCGGGTCGCGCGGACGCGGTGCACGACCCGACCCGGCCGGCTCCATCCGCCCCCGTGCGCGCGGCCGCCGGCCTCGCCGCGCCGCCTCAATCGCCGCCGCCGCCGATGCCCGGGCCGCCATCGGCGTGCTCTAGAATCGCCGCACCACAGGCAGGAAGCGGGAGCGGGTCATGAGCATTCTGGGTTTCATCAAGGGCGAGCTGCTGGAGATCATCGAGTGGACCGATGACTCGCGCGACACGCTGTCGTTCCGCTACCCGGACGACGACAAGGAGATCAAGAACGGCGCCCAGCTGATCGTGCGCGAGTCGCAGCAGGTGCAGTTCGTCGCCGCCGGCCAGTACGCGGACCTGTTCAATCCCGGCAAGCACACGCTCAAGACCGAGAACATCCCGATCCTGTCCACCATCCTGGGCTGGAAGTACGGCTTCAACTCGCCGTTCAAATGCGATGTCTATTTCCTCAACACGCGTTTGTTCACCGGCAACAAGTGGGGCACCTCCAACCCGGTGATGATGCGCGACGCCGACTTCGGCGTGGTCCGCCTGCGCGCGTTCGGCACCTACGATTTCCGTATCGTCGATGCGCCCAAGTTCCTGCGCGAAGTCGCCGGCACCGACCAGAATTTCCGTCTCGACGAATTCGCCGACACCATGCGTTCGCGCATCGTCAGCGTGTTCACCGATGCGCTCGCCACCGCCAAGGTGCCGGCGCTCGATGTCGCCTCGCGCTACGGCGAACTCGGCGACGCGCTGCTGCCGATCATCAACCCGGCGATGACTTCCAAGTACGGCATCGAGATCACCAGCTTCCTGCTGGAAAACGTCTCGGTGCCGCCGGAAGTCGAGAAGGCCATCGACGCGCGTTCCAGCATGGGCGCGGTCGGCAACCTCAACGACTACGTCAAGTTCCAGATGGGCACCTCGATGGCAAACGGCAGCGACGGCGGCGCGGCCGGCGGCGCGGCGCAGATGGCGATCGGCTTCGGCATGGCCCAGGAAATGATGCGCAGCATGCAGAACACCGCCGCGCCCGCGGCGGGCGGCGCCGCCACGGCTGCGGCCGCCGGCGCGCTGGACGTGCTCACGCCCGAGCAGGCGGCCGCCACGCTGGGCGTGTCGGTCGAAGACGTGATGGCCGCGATCGCCTCGGGCGATCTGAAGGCGCGCAAGATCGGCAACGCCACCCGCATCGCCAAGGCCGCGCTCGAAGAATTCCTGCGCGGCTGATGGACAGCGCCACCGTCGGAAAACATCCCTGCCCGGAGTGCGGCGGGGATCTGCAATGGAATGCGGCCAAGCAGTCGCTGGCCTGTCCCTATTGCGGCACCATCGTGCCCTGGTCGCCCGCGCAGGAAGCGCTGGGCGAGCAGGTGGCCGAGCTGGATCTGGTCAAGGCCCTGGCCGAGCATCCGGCCGACCAGCGCGGCTACGGCGACGATGCCCAGCGCCGCGAAGTGCAGTGCCAAAGCTGCAAGGCGATCTCGGTGTTCGTCGACGGCAAGGTCGCCGATCGCTGCGAATTCTGCGGCTCGCCGTCGATCATCGACCACCAGTCGCTCGGCGATGCGGTCACGCCGCAAAGCCTGCTGCCGTTCAAGATCAGCGACGGCCAGGTGCGCGATTCCATCCGCAAGTGGTACGGCACGCGCTGGTTCGCACCGAACCGGCTCAAGAGCGCGGCGTTGACCGACACGCTCAAGGGCGTCTACCTGCCGTACTGGACCTTCGACGCCCACGTCTCGGCCAGTTGGACCGCCGAAGCCGGTTATCACTATTACGAAACCGAGAGCTATACCGAGAACGGCGAGCGCAAGACCCGGCAGGTGCAGCGCACGCGCTGGGAAGACGCCTCTGGTTCGTTGCAGCATTTCTTCGACGACGAACTGGTGCCGGGCACGGTCGGCGTGCACCAGGCTTTGCTGCAGCAGATCGGGACGTTTCCGACCACCACGGATTTGAAGCCGTACTCGCCCGAATTCGTGCGTGGATGGTTGGTGGAGCGTTACCAGGTCGATCTGCGCCAGGCCGCGCAGCGCGGCGAAGCGTCGATGCAGGAGCAGACCCGCGCCTTGTGTTCGGCCGACGTTCCGGGCGATACGCAGCGCAATCTGCAGGTGCAGGCGAGCTTTCGCGGCCGCACCTTCAAGCACATCCTGGTGCCGGTGTGGCTGGTCAGCTACACCTATGGCTCGCGCAGTTTCCAGGTGTTGACCAACGGCTACACGGGGCAGATCGCGGGTGAGCGGCCTTACAGCTGGGTGAAGATTTTCTTCGCTTCGCTGGCGGCGTTGATCGTGGCGATGTTGTTGCTGGTGGTGTTTGGCGGCAATCGCTGAACGCGGTTGCGCGCGATCGCGCGATCATTTTCGTGTTGAACGGTTCGGTCGGCTTTGTCCGCCGAGTGTTGCTGCGCGCGTGGACGACAGCTCGGCGAGCTCATTGAGCATGCACTGAGATATCGCGTGCGGCTATAGCGATTGTTGCTGTTGCTGTTGCTATTGCATTTTTTGCTCGTCATTCCCGCGAACGCGGGAATCCAGAGACTTCAAGCGTTCTCGCACGAAAGGCCCTGGATTCCCGCGTTCGCGGGAATGACGAGCAAAAGCAGAAGCCTCAAGCAAGAGCAAGAGCAAGCGCTTAACTATTGACTTAAAATCAATAGAAATTCGTCCAGAACCCCATTTTTCAGCAAACCCCCCCAGCCGACACTGCGCATCCCCATCCACCGGATGCCCGCCATGCCCCTCGCCCTCCTGGCCCTGACCCTCGGCGCCTTCGCCATCGGCACCACCGAGTTCGTCATCGTCGGCCTGATCCCCACCATCGCGGAAGACCTCGGCGTCAGCCTGCCCTCGGCCGGGCTGCTGGTCAGCCTGTACGCCCTCGGCGTCGCCATCGGCGCGCCGCTGCTGACCGCGCTGACCGGGCGCGTGCCGCGCAAGACCCTGCTGGTCGGGCTGATGGCGCTGTTCACCGTCGGCAACCTCGTCGCCTGGATGGCGCCGGGCTACACCACGCTGATCGTCGCGCGCATCCTTACCGGCCTCGCCCACGGCGTGTTCTTCTCGGTCGGCTCGATCATCGCCACCAGCCTGGTGCCGAAAGACAAGGCCGCCAGCGCCATCGCCACCATGTTCAGCGGCATGACCGTCGCCTTCGTCACCGGCATCCCGATGGGCACCTTCATCGGCCAGCACTTCGGCTGGCGCACCACGTTTCTGGTGGTCGCCGCGTTCGGCCTGATCGCGATGCTCGGCAGCGCCGTGTTCGTGCCGAAGAAGATCGCCCACAGCGCGCCGGCGCCGCTGCTCAAGCAGGCCGCGGTGCTGCTGCAGCCGCGCCTGTTGCTGGTCTATGCGATGACCGCGGTCGGCTACGGCGGCTCGCTGATCGCCTTCACCTACCTCGCGCCGATCCTGCAGGACATCGCCGGTTTCAGCCCGAACATGGTCAGCCTGGTGCTGCTGGCCTACGGCATCTCGGTCGCCTTCGGCAACGTCTGGGGCGGCAAGCTCGCCGACCGCAACGGCCCGATCAAAGCACTGAAGACGATCTTCCTGCTGCTGGCTTCGGTGCTGTTCGTGCTCAGCTTCACGGCGCACAGCCAGTGGCTGGTGGTACTCACGGCGCTGGCCTGGGGCGCGGTCGCGTTCGGCAACGTGCCGGGCCTGCAGGTATATGTAGTCAAGCAGGCCGAGCATTACTCGCCGCAGGCGGTCGATGTCGCCGCCGGTTTCAATATCGCCGCGTTCAACCTCGGCGTCGCCGGCGGCTCCTGGGCCGGCGGACTGGTCGTCGCCCACCTGGGCCTGGGCCACACGCCGTGGGTCGGCGCGCTGGTGGTGCTCGGCGCGTTCGGCCTGACCGCATGGAGCGGCTGGCTCGACCGTCGCGACGGCCTGCCCGATCGCACCAGCGGCGCCGTCGTCGCCGCGCACTGATTCGCTTCTCTCCTCCCCCAATCACCACGAGGTTTTGCCATGACCATTCCCGCATTCGGCCTGGGCACCTTCCGTCTCAAGGGCCAGACCGTCATCGACTCGGTACGCAACGGCCTGGACGTCGGCTATCGCGTCATCGACACCGCGCAGATCTACGACAACGAAGCCGAGGTCGGCCAGGCCATCGCCGACAGCGGCGTGGCCCGCGACGACTTGTTCATCACCACCAAGATCTGGGTCGCCAATCTGTCCAAGGACAAGCTGATCCCGAGCCTGCGCGAAAGTCTGCGCAAGCTGCGCACCGACCGCGTCGATCTGACCTTGATCCACTGGCCCTCGCCAAACGATGCGGTTTCCGTCGCCGAGTTCATGAGCGCGCTCGCCCAGGCCAAGCTGCAGGGGCTGACCGGCGCGATCGGCGTGTCCAACTTCAACATCGATCTGATGCAGCGCGCGATCGACGTGGTCGGCGCGGACGAAATCGCGACCAACCAGGTCGAGCTGCATCCGTATCTGCAGAACCGCAAGCTCGCCGCCTTCGCGAAGGACCGCGGCATCCACCTGACCTCGTACATGACCCTGGCCTACGGCAAGGTGCTCGGCGATCCGGTCGTCATCGACATCGCGCGCAAGCACGACGCCACGCCCGCGCAGGTCGCGCTGGCCTGGGCGATGCAGCTGGGCCATGCGGTGATTCCATCGTCAACGAAGCGCGAGAACCTCGCGAGCAATCTGCTGGCGACCTCGCTGCGCTTGAGCGACGACGATATGCAGCGCATCGCCGCGCTGGATCGCGGCGAGCGCCTGACCGATCCGGACAGCCTCGCTCCGGCCTGGGATTGATCCCCGCGCGCCGCCGCGCCTGCGCGCACGGCGGCGCGGCTACCGCGCCACGCATCCACTCCGGCCCCGCAGCGATTCTTGCCGCAACAGAAAGAGTCGTTTGCCCCCCGCGGTATTTTTCATCGCCTCCGCGATCCCCACACTGATCGCAATCGCAGCTTCCAGAGACCGACCATGTTGTTCACCTCGCATCGCCTGGGCGGGTTCGATACCGCCAACCGCATCGTCATGCCGCCGATGACTCGCTCGCGCGCCGCTCACGGCGAAGTCGCCACCGAGCTGATGGCGCAGTACTACGCGCAACGCGCCGGCGCCGGCCTGATCGTCAGCGAAGGCACCCAGATCAGCCGCCAGGGTCAGGGCTACGCCTGGACGCCGGGCATCTACACGCGCGAGCAGATCGCCGGCTGGCGCCAGGTCACCGACGCGGTGCACGCCGCCGGCGGGCGCATGTTCGCCCAGTTGTGGCATGTGGGCCGCGTCTCGCACGTCGCGCTGCAGGCCGGCGGACAAGCGCCGGTGTCGTCGTCGGCGCTGGTCGCGCCAGGCGTGAAAGTGTTCGTCGATAGCGAAGGCCGCGGCCCGGAAGCCGGCGTCGGCGAGATGGTCCAGCACTCGCCGCCGCGGGCGTTGAGCGTGGAGGAGATCGCCGCCATCGTGCGCGACTTCGCTCAGGCCGCGCGCAACGCGCTGGAAGCCGGATTCGACGGCGTCGAACTGCACGGCGCCAACGGTTATCTGATCAATCAGTTCATCGACTCGCAGGCCAATGCCCGCGACGACGAATACGGCGGTTCGCTGCCCAACCGCCTGCGCTTCCTGCGCGAAGTCGCGCAAGCGGTGGCCGACGTGGTCGGGCCGCAACGCATGGGCGTGCGCCTGGCGCCGCTGACCACGCTGCAGGGCGCAGTCGACGACACGCCGCAGGCGACGTACCTGGCCGCGGCCAAACTGCTCGACGATATCGGCGTGGCCTATATCCACATCGCCGAGGCCGACTGGGACGACGCGCCCGCCATGCCCGACGCGTTTCGCGAAGCATTGCGCATCGTCTACGGCGGCAGCCTGATCTACTCCGGCCGCTACACCAAGCAGCGCGCGGAAGAAGCCTTGCACAAGGGCTGGGCCGACCTGATCGGCTTCGGCCGTCCGTTCATCGCCAATCCGGATCTGCCGTACCGGCTGCGTCACGACCTGTCCTTGAACGAAGGCGATCGCACGCGCTATTTCGGCGGCGGCGCGCAGGGCTATACCGACTACGCCCGCGCTGCCTGAAGCGAAGACCGGCGGCGTTATCGATACGGGCGCGTCCGAGCGGCGACGCGCGGCCGCCGATCGGCTTATTTGCCGATGCAGAAGCTCGAAAAGATATGCCCGAGCAGATCGTCCGCGCGCACGCGGCCGGTGATTTCGCCCAGGGCTTCATGCGCTTGCCGTAACGCTTCGGCGGCGAGGTCGAGCATTTCGTGATCGAGCTGGGCGCGCGCGTCGTCGAGTTCTTCGCGCGCGCGCAGCAAGGCATCGACGTGTCGCGAGCGCGCGGTGAACGCGCCTTCGGCCGCATCCGCCGCATCGCCCTGCGCCAACGCGCGCAGACGCGCGTGCAGCGCGTCCAGGCCGGCGCCGGTCTGGGCGGAAACGAATACGCGATTCTCGCCGCCGATATCGGCCGGGCCGGGCGAGTCGTAATCGGATTCGAGCAGGTCGATCTTGTTGTAGACGAACAAGCGCGCCGGTACGTCGATGATCGCGTCCGCCACCGAGGCCAGCCCGATGTGCGGGTCGCGCGCATCGATGACCACGATCGCCAGGTCCGCGCGGGTCAGCTCGCCGCGCGCGCGACGCATGCCTTCGCGTTCGATCGCGTCGCCGCCGTCGCGCAGGCCAGCGGTATCGACCAGGGTCAGTTCGACGCCGTCCAGGCGCACGGTTTCGTGCAGCAGATCGCGGGTGGTGCCGGCGATGTCGGTGACGATGGCGCGCTCGCTGCCGGCCAGCGCGTTGAGCAGCGAACTCTTGCCGGCGTTGGGCGGGCCGACGATCACCGCATGCAGACCGTCGCGCAGACGGCGGCCGCGTTCGGCGGCGGCGAGCAGATCGTCGAGCGAGGTCGAGGCGGCGGCGAAGCGCGTGCGCAATGCGGCGCCGCCGAGGGTGTCGAGCGGTTCGTCGGCGAAATCGATCGCCGCTTCCACGTGCACGCGGATCGCGAGCAGATCGGCGGCGAGGGCTTCGACGCGGCGCGAGAACTCGCCGTCGAGGGCGCGCCGCGCGGCGCGGGCGGCGCGCGCATCGCCAGCGGCGATCAGATCGGCAACGGCTTCGGCCTGGGCCAGATCCAGGCGACCTTCAAGAAACGCGCGTTCGCTGAATTCGCCCGGTCGCGCCCGCCGCGCGCCCAAGGCGCATGCGCGCGCCAGCAGTTCTTCGAGCAGCGCCGGGCCGCCGTGGGCCTGCAGTTCGACCACGTCCTCGCCGGTGTAGCTGGCCGGCGCGGCGAAATAGAGCGCGATGCCGTCGTCGATGGTGTCGCCGGCGTCATCGCGGAAACGCACGTAGTGGGCGTGACGCGGCTGCAGTTCGCGCGCGGCGATGGTCTGCGCGATCTCGCGCGATCGCGAACCGGACAAACGCACGATGCCGACGCCGCCGGCGCCGGGCGCGGTGGCAATGGCGGCGATGGTGTCGCGGGCGGCGGGCGGGGTCATGGGGAGGATCATAAATCCGGGGGTGGCGGAGGGGATGTATTTCGGGGACGAACGACAGCCGGGGAGTATCCGACGACCTGTTTTTGCTCGTCATTCCCGCGAAGGCGGGCTCCGCTTTACTTCGGCGGAGCCGAACATCCAGGGCCTTTCGTGCGAGAACGCTTGAAGTCGCTGGATTTCCGCCTTCGCGGGAATGACGAGCAAAAGCGGGCTCGGCGCGACCTAACCTGCGTAAGCCGCGAACGCCACGCGCCACCCCATCCTAAAAACACGAAGCCCGCCTTACGGCGGGCTTCGTGAACGAATCGAATCAATCGACCCGGACCGGACCTCAGTCCTTGTCCTTATCCTTTCCCGCCGTCGCCGGCGCTTCGGCATAGCGCTTGGTGGTCACCCACTGCTGCAGCAGGCCCAGGCCGCCGTTGGCGACTTGGTACAACACCAGGCCGGCCGGCAGGAACGCCAGGATCACGCCGAAGATCAGCGGCATGAACTGCATCATCTTGGCCTGCGCCGGGTCCATGCCGGTCATCGGCGTGAGCTTCTGCGTGGTCCACATGATCGCGATGTTCATCAGCGGCAGCACGAAGAACGGATCGCGCGCGGTCAGGTCGTGGATCCACAGCATCCACGGCGCATGACGCAGTTCCACCGACTCGGCCAGCATCCAGTACAAGGTCATGAAGATGATCATCTGCGGCAGCAGCGGCAGACAGCCGCCGACCGGATTGATCTTCTCCTTCTTGTACAGCTCCATCAGCGCCATCTGGAACTTCTGCTTGTCCTCGCCGTAGCGCTCCTTGAGCTGGGCCACGCGCGGCTGGAACTTGCGCATCTTCGCCGCCGACTTGTACTGCGCGGCCGACAGCGGGTACAGCGCCAGCTTCAGCAGCACCACCAGGCCGACGATCGCCCAGCCCCAGTTGCCGAACAGGTTGTGCAGCTTCTCCAGCAGCCAGAACAGGCCGTTGGCCAGGGTCGCGAAGATGCTGTAGCTGCTGAAATCGACGGCACGGTCCAGGCCGGGCACGTTCTGCGCTTCGATCGCCTTGACCAGCTTCGGGCCGACCCACAGGCGCGCTTCGGTCGTGGCTTTCTGACCCGGGGCGAGGTTGACGCCCGGGCCGAGGTCGCGGATCAGGTATTGCGGCGCGGCGCCGGCGTTGAGCTGCTCCAGCGAGAACTCGCCGGCGTCCTTGTCGCCCGGAATCCAGGCGGCGAAGAAGTGGTGCTGCAGCATCGCGATCCAGCCGCCGGTGACTTGCTTGTCCAGCTTGCCGTCGTCGGCGAATTTGTCGAACTTGCGCTTCTCGTACTTGTCGGCCGGGCTGTACCACGCCGCGCCCTGGAAGCTGTACTGCTCGGGGCTGAAGGGGCCCTTGTGCGCCAGTTCGCGCGGCACGCGGCTGAGCTGGCGGTAGACGAAGCCCTGCCACGGCACGGTGCTGCCGTTGCTGACGTCATCGCGCACTTTGATCGCGTAGTCGCCCTGGCGGAAGGTGTAGGTGCGGGTGATGGTCACCCCATTCGGGCCGGTCCATACGAACGGCACGGCGATTTCTTTCGCGTCCTTGGCCAGGACCAGATCGCGCTGCTCGCCGGCATAACGGAAACCCGACTCGTGCGTCGGCGCGGCGTTGCCCTGGCTGACCCAGCCGCTCTGGGCGACGAAGTACAAGCTGGAGTCGCTGGCCAGCAGCCGCATCGGCGGGCTGTCGGGCTCGGAGGTCACCGGATAGCGCAGCAGATCGGCTTCGCTGATCTCGCCGCCACGCAAGGTCACCTTGAATACAGCGGTGGTGACGGTGACGGCCGGCTCGGCGCCGTTGGCCGCGGCGGTGCTGACGGTGGAACCGCCGGGTACCGCCGGCGTGGCCGCGCTCGGCGCGCCCGGCACGGCGGCCGTGGCGGCGAC is a genomic window containing:
- a CDS encoding SPFH and helix-turn-helix domain-containing protein; translated protein: MSILGFIKGELLEIIEWTDDSRDTLSFRYPDDDKEIKNGAQLIVRESQQVQFVAAGQYADLFNPGKHTLKTENIPILSTILGWKYGFNSPFKCDVYFLNTRLFTGNKWGTSNPVMMRDADFGVVRLRAFGTYDFRIVDAPKFLREVAGTDQNFRLDEFADTMRSRIVSVFTDALATAKVPALDVASRYGELGDALLPIINPAMTSKYGIEITSFLLENVSVPPEVEKAIDARSSMGAVGNLNDYVKFQMGTSMANGSDGGAAGGAAQMAIGFGMAQEMMRSMQNTAAPAAGGAATAAAAGALDVLTPEQAAATLGVSVEDVMAAIASGDLKARKIGNATRIAKAALEEFLRG
- a CDS encoding alkene reductase — encoded protein: MLFTSHRLGGFDTANRIVMPPMTRSRAAHGEVATELMAQYYAQRAGAGLIVSEGTQISRQGQGYAWTPGIYTREQIAGWRQVTDAVHAAGGRMFAQLWHVGRVSHVALQAGGQAPVSSSALVAPGVKVFVDSEGRGPEAGVGEMVQHSPPRALSVEEIAAIVRDFAQAARNALEAGFDGVELHGANGYLINQFIDSQANARDDEYGGSLPNRLRFLREVAQAVADVVGPQRMGVRLAPLTTLQGAVDDTPQATYLAAAKLLDDIGVAYIHIAEADWDDAPAMPDAFREALRIVYGGSLIYSGRYTKQRAEEALHKGWADLIGFGRPFIANPDLPYRLRHDLSLNEGDRTRYFGGGAQGYTDYARAA
- the mnmE gene encoding tRNA uridine-5-carboxymethylaminomethyl(34) synthesis GTPase MnmE, with translation MTPPAARDTIAAIATAPGAGGVGIVRLSGSRSREIAQTIAARELQPRHAHYVRFRDDAGDTIDDGIALYFAAPASYTGEDVVELQAHGGPALLEELLARACALGARRARPGEFSERAFLEGRLDLAQAEAVADLIAAGDARAARAARRALDGEFSRRVEALAADLLAIRVHVEAAIDFADEPLDTLGGAALRTRFAAASTSLDDLLAAAERGRRLRDGLHAVIVGPPNAGKSSLLNALAGSERAIVTDIAGTTRDLLHETVRLDGVELTLVDTAGLRDGGDAIEREGMRRARGELTRADLAIVVIDARDPHIGLASVADAIIDVPARLFVYNKIDLLESDYDSPGPADIGGENRVFVSAQTGAGLDALHARLRALAQGDAADAAEGAFTARSRHVDALLRAREELDDARAQLDHEMLDLAAEALRQAHEALGEITGRVRADDLLGHIFSSFCIGK
- the dkgB gene encoding 2,5-didehydrogluconate reductase DkgB — protein: MTIPAFGLGTFRLKGQTVIDSVRNGLDVGYRVIDTAQIYDNEAEVGQAIADSGVARDDLFITTKIWVANLSKDKLIPSLRESLRKLRTDRVDLTLIHWPSPNDAVSVAEFMSALAQAKLQGLTGAIGVSNFNIDLMQRAIDVVGADEIATNQVELHPYLQNRKLAAFAKDRGIHLTSYMTLAYGKVLGDPVVIDIARKHDATPAQVALAWAMQLGHAVIPSSTKRENLASNLLATSLRLSDDDMQRIAALDRGERLTDPDSLAPAWD
- a CDS encoding MFS transporter, translating into MPLALLALTLGAFAIGTTEFVIVGLIPTIAEDLGVSLPSAGLLVSLYALGVAIGAPLLTALTGRVPRKTLLVGLMALFTVGNLVAWMAPGYTTLIVARILTGLAHGVFFSVGSIIATSLVPKDKAASAIATMFSGMTVAFVTGIPMGTFIGQHFGWRTTFLVVAAFGLIAMLGSAVFVPKKIAHSAPAPLLKQAAVLLQPRLLLVYAMTAVGYGGSLIAFTYLAPILQDIAGFSPNMVSLVLLAYGISVAFGNVWGGKLADRNGPIKALKTIFLLLASVLFVLSFTAHSQWLVVLTALAWGAVAFGNVPGLQVYVVKQAEHYSPQAVDVAAGFNIAAFNLGVAGGSWAGGLVVAHLGLGHTPWVGALVVLGAFGLTAWSGWLDRRDGLPDRTSGAVVAAH
- the yidC gene encoding membrane protein insertase YidC — protein: MNQTRAFLILAWLMVATLLWMEWGKEKSAPPVPPPSAVAPASSVPVASGVAATAAVPGAPSAATPAVPGGSTVSTAAANGAEPAVTVTTAVFKVTLRGGEISEADLLRYPVTSEPDSPPMRLLASDSSLYFVAQSGWVSQGNAAPTHESGFRYAGEQRDLVLAKDAKEIAVPFVWTGPNGVTITRTYTFRQGDYAIKVRDDVSNGSTVPWQGFVYRQLSRVPRELAHKGPFSPEQYSFQGAAWYSPADKYEKRKFDKFADDGKLDKQVTGGWIAMLQHHFFAAWIPGDKDAGEFSLEQLNAGAAPQYLIRDLGPGVNLAPGQKATTEARLWVGPKLVKAIEAQNVPGLDRAVDFSSYSIFATLANGLFWLLEKLHNLFGNWGWAIVGLVVLLKLALYPLSAAQYKSAAKMRKFQPRVAQLKERYGEDKQKFQMALMELYKKEKINPVGGCLPLLPQMIIFMTLYWMLAESVELRHAPWMLWIHDLTARDPFFVLPLMNIAIMWTTQKLTPMTGMDPAQAKMMQFMPLIFGVILAFLPAGLVLYQVANGGLGLLQQWVTTKRYAEAPATAGKDKDKD